In the Larus michahellis chromosome 6, bLarMic1.1, whole genome shotgun sequence genome, one interval contains:
- the C6H10orf95 gene encoding uncharacterized protein C10orf95 homolog produces MYQSGFVPREYYPTVIPPSAYTYPPLRTGRAEDMTSSVMFPPIHVHNFYSRPITFVVDRNGYPDYGGGQVDYHHLYSASNPYYRPYYTWHFPPVVPIPLYNPYANYNPYAAYQRSDQYRDTWPEGFTMRGELQWGKLGKVFGPRKDLPEFLKDDLRRVYGTYPRTNISITYRKGEFLVKGDPKVGEQEYAVEKKVIQQAMTASASEADDSSEDRNRKKKKKLRR; encoded by the coding sequence ATGTACCAGTCTGGCTTTGTGCCACGGGAGTACTACCCAACTGTGATCCCACCTTCTGCCTACACCTACCCACCGCTGCGGACTGGGAGAGCGGAAGACATGACCAGCTCTGTGATGTTCCCTCCCATCCACGTGCACAACTTCTACAGCCGACCCATCACCTTTGTGGTGGACCGGAATGGCTACCCTGACTATGGGGGAGGTCAGGTGGATTATCATCATCTCTACAGTGCTTCCAACCCCTACTACCGTCCATACTACACCTGGCACTTCCCTCCTGTGGTCCCCATCCCTCTCTACAATCCCTATGCAAACTACAATCCCTATGCTGCCTACCAGAGGTCAGATCAGTATCGAGACACATGGCCAGAAGGCTTCACAATGAGAGGGGAGCTTCAATGGGGGAAGCTTGGGAAGGTGTTTGGACCAAGGAAAGACCTCCCAGAATTTCTGAAGGATGATCTCCGGAGGGTTTATGGCACCTACCCACGGACCAACATCTCTATAACCTACAGGAAAGGGGAGTTCTTGGTCAAGGGAGACCCCAAGGTAGGAGAACAAGAatatgcagtggaaaaaaaagtcatccagCAAGCTATGACCGCCAGTGCTAGTGAGGCAGATGACAGCAGTGAGGACCGGAACcgtaagaagaaaaagaaactaagaCGTTGA